The proteins below are encoded in one region of Pseudomonas putida S13.1.2:
- a CDS encoding NAD-glutamate dehydrogenase, with product MAFFTAASKADFQHQLQAALAQHISEQSLPQVALFAEQFFGIISLDELTQRRLSDLAGCTLSAWRIIERFDPEYPQVRVYNPDYERNGWQSTHTVVEVLHHDLPFLVDSVRTELNRRGYSIHTLQTTVLSVRRGAKGELLELLPKGTQGEGVRHESLMYLEIDRCANAAELTVLTREIEQVLAEVRVAVADFEPMKAKLREVVAQVEQTAFGPAQNEKGEVKAFLEWLLDNHFTFLGYEEFTVKRDADGGQMVYDEQSFLGLPRRLRVGLTAEELRIEDYAVAYLNEPLLLSFAKAALPSRVHRPAYPDYVSIRQLDADGKVIKEHRFMGLYTSSVYGESVHAIPYIRVKVAEVERRSGFDAKAHLGKELAQVLEVLPRDDLFQTPIDELFTTVMAIVQIQERNKIRVFLRKDPYGRFCYCLAYVPREIYSTEVRQKIQQVLMERLKASDCEFWTFFSESVLARVQLILRVDPKNRIDIDPQQLEREVIQACRSWHDDYSTLVVENFGEAQGTNILADFPKGFPAGYRERFAAHSAVVDLQHVLNLSESKPLAMSFYQPLTQVGERILHCKLYHADTPLALSDVLPILENLGLRVLGEFPYRLRHANGREYWIHDFAFTYSEGLSLDIQQLNDTLQDAFIHIVGGDAENDAFNRLVLTAGLPWRDVALLRAYARYLKQIRLGFDLGYIASTLNNHTDIARELTRLFKTRFYLARKLTQDDLDDKQQRLEQAILTALDDVQVLNEDRILRRYLDLIKATLRTNFYQPDANGQNKSYFSFKFNPKLIPELPKPVPKFEIFVYSPRVEGVHLRFGNVARGGLRWSDREEDFRTEVLGLVKAQQVKNSVIVPVGAKGGFLPRRLPLGGSRDEIAAEGVACYRIFISGLLDITDNLKDGGVVPPANVVRHDDDDPYLVVAADKGTATFSDIANGIAIDYGFWLGDAFASGGSAGYDHKKMGITARGAWVGVQRHFRERGINVQEDPITVIGVGDMAGDVFGNGLLMSDKLQLVAAFNHLHIFIDPNPEPASSFAERKRLFDLPRSAWSDYDTSIMSEGGGIFPRSAKSIAISPQMKERFAIEADRLTPTELLNALLKAPVDLLWNGGIGTYVKASTESHADVGDKANDALRVNGNELRCKVVGEGGNLGMTQLGRVEFGLNGGATNTDFIDNAGGVDCSDHEVNIKILLNEVVQGGDMTEKQRNQLLGSMTDEVGALVLGNNYKQTQALSLAARRARERIAEYKRLMADLEARGKLDRAIEFLPSEEQLAERLAAGQGLTRAELSVLISYSKIDLKEQLLKSLVPDDDYLTRDMETAFPPSLVSKFADSMRRHRLKREIVSTQIANDLVNNMGITFVQRLKESTGMSPANVAGAYVIVRDIFHLPHWFRQIEALDYQVPAEVQLTLMDELMRLGRRATRWFLRSRRNEQDAGRDAAHFGPKIAQLGLKLDELLEGPTRERWMVRYQGFVDAGVPELLARMVAGTSHLYTLLPIIEAADVTGHDPAQVAKAFFAVGSALDLTWYLQEISNLPVENNWQALAREAFRDDIDLQQRAITISVLQMADAPDDMDARVALWAEQHRVMVERWRAMLDDLRNATGTDYAMYAVANRELVDLAMSGQAAVVPS from the coding sequence ATGGCGTTCTTCACCGCAGCCAGCAAAGCCGACTTCCAGCATCAACTGCAAGCGGCCCTGGCGCAGCACATCAGCGAACAGTCCCTGCCACAAGTGGCGCTGTTCGCCGAGCAGTTCTTCGGCATCATCTCTCTGGACGAACTCACCCAGCGCAGGCTTTCCGACCTGGCCGGCTGCACCCTGTCAGCCTGGCGCATCATCGAGCGTTTCGACCCCGAATACCCGCAAGTGCGCGTATACAACCCCGATTACGAACGCAATGGCTGGCAGTCGACCCACACCGTGGTCGAAGTGCTGCACCACGACCTGCCGTTTTTGGTCGACTCGGTGCGTACCGAGCTCAACCGCCGCGGCTACAGCATTCACACCCTGCAGACCACCGTGCTCAGCGTGCGCCGTGGCGCCAAGGGCGAGCTGCTGGAACTGCTGCCCAAGGGCACCCAGGGCGAGGGCGTGCGCCATGAGTCGCTGATGTACCTGGAGATCGACCGCTGCGCCAATGCTGCCGAGCTGACCGTGCTGACCCGCGAGATCGAGCAGGTGCTGGCCGAGGTGCGGGTGGCTGTGGCCGACTTCGAGCCGATGAAGGCCAAGCTGCGTGAAGTGGTGGCGCAGGTTGAACAGACCGCCTTTGGCCCAGCCCAGAACGAGAAGGGCGAGGTCAAAGCGTTCCTGGAGTGGCTGCTGGACAACCATTTCACCTTCCTGGGCTATGAAGAATTCACCGTCAAGCGCGACGCCGACGGCGGCCAGATGGTCTACGACGAGCAGTCGTTCCTCGGCCTGCCGCGCCGCTTGCGCGTGGGCCTGACGGCCGAAGAGCTGCGCATCGAAGACTACGCAGTGGCCTACCTCAACGAACCGCTGCTGCTGTCGTTTGCCAAGGCCGCGCTGCCCAGCCGCGTGCACCGCCCGGCCTACCCGGACTACGTGTCGATCCGCCAGCTGGACGCCGACGGCAAAGTCATCAAGGAACACCGCTTCATGGGCCTGTACACCTCGTCGGTGTATGGCGAAAGCGTGCATGCCATTCCGTATATCCGCGTGAAGGTGGCCGAAGTCGAGCGCCGCTCGGGCTTCGACGCCAAGGCCCACCTGGGCAAGGAACTGGCCCAGGTGCTGGAAGTGCTGCCGCGCGACGACCTGTTCCAGACGCCAATCGACGAGCTGTTCACCACCGTCATGGCGATCGTGCAGATCCAGGAGCGCAACAAGATCCGCGTGTTCCTGCGCAAAGACCCGTACGGTCGCTTCTGCTACTGCCTGGCCTATGTGCCGCGGGAAATCTACTCCACCGAAGTGCGGCAGAAAATCCAGCAGGTGCTGATGGAGCGCCTGAAGGCCAGCGACTGCGAGTTCTGGACCTTCTTCTCCGAATCGGTGCTGGCACGCGTGCAGCTGATTTTGCGGGTAGACCCGAAAAACCGCATCGACATCGACCCGCAGCAGCTGGAACGCGAAGTGATCCAGGCCTGCCGCTCGTGGCATGACGACTATTCGACGCTGGTGGTCGAGAACTTCGGTGAAGCCCAGGGCACCAACATCCTGGCCGATTTCCCCAAGGGCTTCCCGGCCGGCTACCGTGAGCGCTTCGCCGCGCACTCGGCAGTGGTCGACCTGCAGCACGTGCTGAACCTGTCGGAAAGCAAGCCGCTGGCAATGAGCTTCTACCAGCCGCTGACCCAGGTTGGCGAGCGCATCCTGCACTGCAAGCTGTACCACGCCGATACGCCACTGGCGTTGTCTGATGTGCTGCCGATCCTGGAAAACCTCGGCCTGCGCGTGCTCGGCGAGTTCCCGTACCGCCTGCGCCATGCCAATGGCCGCGAGTACTGGATCCACGACTTCGCCTTCACCTACAGCGAAGGCTTGAGCCTGGATATCCAGCAGCTCAACGACACCCTGCAGGACGCCTTCATCCACATCGTGGGCGGCGATGCCGAGAACGACGCCTTCAACCGCCTGGTGCTCACCGCCGGCCTGCCATGGCGTGACGTGGCGCTGCTGCGCGCCTACGCCCGTTACCTGAAGCAGATCCGTCTGGGCTTTGACCTGGGCTACATTGCCAGCACCCTGAACAACCACACCGACATCGCCCGCGAGCTGACCCGGTTGTTCAAGACCCGCTTCTACCTGGCACGCAAGCTTACCCAGGACGACCTGGACGACAAGCAGCAGCGCCTGGAACAAGCGATTTTGACCGCCCTGGATGACGTGCAGGTCCTCAACGAAGACCGCATCCTGCGCCGCTACCTGGACCTGATCAAGGCTACCCTGCGCACCAACTTCTACCAACCGGATGCCAACGGCCAGAACAAGTCGTACTTCAGCTTCAAGTTCAACCCCAAGCTGATCCCCGAACTGCCCAAGCCGGTGCCCAAGTTCGAAATCTTCGTCTATTCACCGCGCGTCGAGGGTGTGCACTTGCGCTTTGGCAACGTCGCCCGTGGCGGCCTGCGCTGGTCCGACCGCGAAGAGGACTTCCGTACCGAAGTACTGGGCCTGGTAAAAGCCCAGCAGGTGAAAAACTCGGTCATCGTGCCGGTCGGCGCCAAGGGTGGCTTCCTGCCGCGCCGGCTGCCGCTGGGTGGCAGCCGTGACGAGATCGCCGCAGAAGGCGTGGCGTGCTATCGCATCTTCATTTCCGGCCTGCTCGACATCACCGACAACCTCAAGGACGGCGGCGTGGTGCCACCGGCCAACGTGGTGCGCCATGACGATGACGACCCGTACCTGGTGGTGGCGGCGGACAAAGGCACTGCGACCTTCTCCGACATCGCCAACGGCATCGCCATCGACTATGGCTTCTGGCTGGGCGATGCCTTTGCCTCGGGCGGTTCGGCCGGTTACGACCACAAAAAGATGGGCATTACCGCCCGCGGTGCCTGGGTCGGCGTGCAGCGCCACTTCCGCGAGCGCGGCATCAACGTGCAGGAAGACCCGATCACCGTGATCGGCGTGGGCGACATGGCCGGCGACGTGTTCGGCAACGGCCTGCTGATGTCCGACAAGCTGCAACTGGTGGCGGCCTTCAACCACCTGCACATCTTCATCGACCCGAACCCGGAGCCTGCGTCCAGCTTTGCCGAGCGCAAGCGCCTGTTCGACCTGCCGCGTTCTGCCTGGAGCGATTACGACACCAGCATCATGTCCGAAGGCGGCGGGATTTTCCCGCGCAGTGCCAAGAGCATCGCCATCAGCCCGCAGATGAAAGAGCGCTTTGCGATTGAAGCCGACCGCTTGACCCCGACCGAGCTGCTCAACGCGCTGCTCAAGGCGCCGGTCGACCTGCTGTGGAACGGCGGCATTGGTACCTACGTGAAGGCCAGCACTGAAAGCCACGCCGATGTCGGCGACAAGGCCAACGACGCGCTGCGGGTCAACGGCAACGAACTGCGCTGCAAGGTGGTGGGTGAGGGCGGCAACCTGGGCATGACCCAGCTCGGCCGGGTCGAGTTCGGCCTGAACGGCGGCGCCACCAACACCGACTTCATCGACAACGCCGGCGGCGTGGACTGCTCCGACCACGAGGTCAACATCAAGATCCTGCTCAACGAAGTGGTGCAGGGTGGCGACATGACCGAGAAGCAGCGCAACCAGCTGCTCGGTAGCATGACCGACGAAGTGGGCGCCCTGGTCCTGGGCAACAACTACAAGCAGACCCAGGCGCTGTCGCTGGCGGCCCGCCGTGCCCGCGAGCGGATCGCCGAGTACAAGCGCCTGATGGCCGACCTGGAAGCCCGTGGCAAGCTGGACCGTGCCATCGAGTTCCTGCCGTCCGAAGAGCAACTGGCCGAACGCCTGGCCGCCGGCCAGGGCCTGACCCGTGCCGAGCTGTCGGTGCTGATCTCGTACAGCAAGATCGACCTCAAGGAGCAGCTGCTGAAGTCGCTGGTGCCGGACGACGACTACCTGACCCGCGACATGGAAACCGCGTTCCCGCCGTCGCTGGTCAGCAAATTTGCCGACTCCATGCGCCGCCACCGCCTGAAGCGTGAAATTGTCAGCACCCAGATCGCCAACGACCTGGTCAACAACATGGGTATCACCTTCGTCCAGCGCCTTAAGGAGTCGACTGGCATGAGCCCGGCCAACGTGGCCGGGGCCTATGTGATCGTGCGTGACATCTTCCACCTGCCGCACTGGTTCCGCCAGATCGAGGCACTGGACTACCAGGTGCCGGCAGAAGTCCAGCTCACCCTGATGGACGAACTGATGCGCCTGGGCCGCCGTGCCACGCGCTGGTTCCTGCGCAGCCGCCGCAACGAGCAGGACGCTGGGCGTGATGCCGCACATTTCGGGCCGAAGATCGCGCAACTTGGGCTCAAGCTTGATGAGCTGCTCGAAGGCCCCACCCGCGAACGCTGGATGGTTCGCTACCAGGGCTTTGTCGACGCCGGTGTGCCAGAGCTGCTGGCGCGCATGGTGGCGGGTACCAGCCACCTGTACACCCTGCTGCCGATCATCGAAGCAGCCGACGTCACCGGCCACGACCCAGCCCAGGTGGCCAAGGCGTTCTTCGCCGTGGGCAGCGCGCTGGACCTGACCTGGTACCTGCAGGAAATCAGCAACTTGCCGGTGGAGAACAACTGGCAGGCGCTGGCCCGTGAAGCCTTCCGCGACGACATCGACCTGCAGCAGCGGGCGATCACCATCTCGGTCCTGCAGATGGCCGATGCGCCGGATGACATGGACGCCCGTGTGGCGCTGTGGGCCGAGCAGCACCGGGTAATGGTCGAGCGCTGGCGGGCCATGCTGGACGACTTGCGCAATGCTACGGGTACCGACTATGCGATGTACGCGGTGGCCAACCGCGAGCTGGTCGACCTGGCCATGAGCGGGCAGGCGGCGGTGGTGCCGTCCTGA
- a CDS encoding LysR family transcriptional regulator — protein sequence MKLSVRHIEVFRAIMAAGSVTGAARLLFTSQPTVSRELARLEQVTGLNLFEREGGRLVATAQALLLIEEVERAYVGLERIDRFAQAIRNFEQGRLAITCLPLFSQTLLPKACQRFHQQHRGVSVSIVAQESPLLEESLVAQQHDLGLTEVEQIPRGAYGELLFSANMVCVLPEHHPLQSKAELELSDFHEVDFINLASLDTYRQRLDQHFRAAGVNRRTVIETTSAASVCAMVRQGLGVAIINPLSGLEAAQGGLPIRRLRVSVPYQVMLIRPDHRPASAAVEPFCEALRVQAKAMQQALA from the coding sequence GTGAAACTGTCCGTCCGCCACATCGAAGTGTTCCGCGCCATCATGGCCGCTGGCAGTGTCACCGGGGCGGCGCGCCTGCTGTTCACCTCGCAGCCCACTGTCAGCCGCGAATTGGCACGCCTGGAGCAGGTGACTGGCCTGAACCTGTTCGAGCGCGAGGGTGGGCGCCTGGTGGCGACGGCCCAGGCGCTGCTGTTGATCGAAGAGGTCGAGCGTGCCTACGTCGGGCTGGAGCGCATTGATCGCTTTGCCCAGGCCATCCGCAATTTCGAGCAGGGGCGGCTGGCCATCACCTGCCTGCCGCTGTTCTCCCAGACCTTGCTGCCCAAGGCCTGCCAGCGCTTCCATCAGCAGCACCGCGGTGTGAGCGTGAGCATCGTGGCGCAGGAATCACCGTTGCTGGAGGAGTCACTGGTTGCCCAGCAGCATGACCTTGGCCTGACCGAGGTCGAACAGATACCGCGCGGCGCTTATGGCGAACTGCTGTTCAGCGCCAACATGGTGTGCGTGTTGCCCGAGCATCACCCGTTGCAGTCCAAGGCCGAGCTGGAGCTGAGCGATTTTCACGAGGTCGATTTCATCAACCTGGCCAGCCTGGACACCTACCGCCAGCGCCTGGACCAGCACTTTCGCGCGGCGGGGGTGAACCGCCGCACGGTGATCGAGACCACCAGTGCCGCCTCGGTGTGCGCCATGGTCAGGCAAGGCCTTGGGGTGGCGATCATCAACCCGCTAAGCGGCCTGGAGGCGGCCCAGGGCGGCTTGCCGATCCGCAGGTTGCGGGTGTCGGTGCCCTATCAGGTCATGCTGATACGCCCCGACCACCGGCCGGCATCGGCAGCGGTAGAGCCGTTTTGCGAGGCGCTGCGGGTGCAGGCTAAAGCAATGCAACAAGCGCTGGCATGA
- the lysA gene encoding diaminopimelate decarboxylase, translated as MTAPFALLAEAVRQHGSPLWAYDASTIAERVEQLNVFDTVRFAQKANPNLHVLRLMRAHGLVLDAVSLGEMERAFAAGASVDGDPAGVVLTCDALDRPTLERVVAEKIEVNAGSIDMLRQLGERSPGHRVWVRINPGFGHGHSRKTNTGGENSKHGIWHEELDEALACIKAHGLHLVGVHMHIGSGVDYQHLEQVARSMIELIGRLGVDIEAFSIGGGLSTPYRSTDKPVDLHRYAQTWAVARKEIEAMLGHPVRMEIEPGRFLVAESGYLVAEVRAVKQVGRNTFVMIDAGFNDLMRPAMYGAYHGMTLLDANGQPVDRPRQPTVVAGPLCESGDVFTQDDQELTPQDLPQAQVGDLLVIHDAGAYGASMSSNYNSRPLLPEFLIEDGTLRMIRRRQTVQDLLELEAGF; from the coding sequence ATGACCGCACCCTTCGCTCTTCTGGCAGAGGCTGTTCGCCAGCACGGCTCGCCGCTGTGGGCGTACGACGCCAGCACCATCGCCGAGCGTGTCGAACAGCTGAACGTATTCGACACGGTGCGCTTCGCCCAGAAAGCCAACCCCAACCTGCATGTGCTGCGCCTGATGCGCGCCCATGGCCTGGTGCTGGACGCCGTGTCGCTGGGCGAGATGGAGCGGGCCTTCGCCGCGGGTGCGAGCGTGGACGGTGACCCTGCCGGCGTGGTGCTGACCTGCGACGCGCTGGACCGGCCAACCCTGGAGCGGGTGGTGGCAGAAAAGATCGAAGTCAACGCCGGCTCCATCGACATGCTGCGCCAACTGGGTGAGCGCTCGCCCGGCCACCGCGTGTGGGTCCGCATCAACCCGGGCTTCGGCCATGGCCACAGCCGCAAGACCAACACCGGCGGCGAAAACAGCAAGCACGGCATCTGGCACGAAGAGCTGGACGAGGCGCTGGCGTGCATCAAGGCCCATGGCCTGCACTTGGTAGGCGTGCACATGCACATTGGTTCCGGGGTGGACTACCAGCACCTGGAACAGGTGGCTCGCTCGATGATCGAGCTGATCGGCCGCCTGGGCGTGGACATCGAGGCGTTCTCCATCGGCGGCGGGCTGTCAACCCCTTACCGCAGCACCGACAAGCCGGTCGACCTGCACCGCTACGCCCAGACTTGGGCGGTGGCGCGCAAGGAAATCGAAGCGATGCTGGGCCACCCCGTGCGCATGGAAATCGAACCAGGGCGCTTCCTGGTGGCCGAGTCGGGCTACCTGGTAGCCGAAGTGCGCGCCGTCAAGCAAGTGGGCCGCAATACCTTCGTCATGATCGACGCCGGCTTCAACGACCTGATGCGGCCGGCGATGTACGGCGCTTACCACGGCATGACCCTGCTCGACGCCAACGGCCAACCAGTGGACCGCCCACGGCAGCCGACCGTGGTGGCCGGGCCATTGTGCGAATCGGGTGATGTGTTCACCCAGGACGACCAGGAACTAACCCCACAGGACCTGCCCCAGGCACAGGTGGGCGACCTGCTGGTGATCCATGACGCCGGCGCCTACGGTGCATCGATGTCGTCGAACTACAACAGCCGGCCGTTGCTGCCGGAGTTCCTGATCGAAGACGGGACGCTGCGAATGATTCGCCGGCGGCAGACGGTGCAGGACCTGCTAGAGCTGGAAGCGGGTTTCTAG
- a CDS encoding sigma-70 family RNA polymerase sigma factor, translated as MSTLDPQALHQLYSENNSWLKGWLRARLGNAADASDLAHDTFLRVMTARNPLPIREPRSYLSAIARALLIDKARRRTIEKAYLQALALRPEPVEVSPEVRLSIIEMLVAVDTLLDELGAKTRAIFLAVQLEGLTYGAAAERFGVSVTTVKNHLIKAMTRCLLAVEG; from the coding sequence ATGTCGACGCTCGATCCCCAGGCCCTGCACCAGCTGTACAGCGAAAACAACAGCTGGCTGAAGGGCTGGCTGCGCGCCCGCCTGGGCAACGCGGCCGATGCTTCCGACCTGGCCCACGACACGTTCTTGCGGGTCATGACCGCACGTAATCCGTTGCCGATCCGCGAGCCGCGCAGCTACCTCAGCGCTATCGCCCGCGCGCTGCTGATCGACAAAGCCCGCCGCCGCACCATCGAAAAAGCCTACCTGCAAGCCCTGGCCCTGCGCCCGGAGCCGGTAGAGGTATCGCCGGAGGTGCGCTTGTCGATCATCGAAATGCTGGTGGCGGTGGACACCCTGCTTGATGAACTCGGCGCCAAGACCCGCGCCATCTTCCTTGCCGTTCAACTCGAAGGCCTGACCTACGGTGCTGCGGCCGAGCGCTTCGGCGTGTCGGTGACCACCGTGAAGAACCACCTGATCAAGGCGATGACCCGCTGTCTGCTGGCAGTCGAAGGCTGA
- a CDS encoding FecR domain-containing protein — MDLKTLEAAATWYVQLNDGASDEARTYAWRQWLQASPQHAAAWARVEKLQQQWAMVPPQAALSSLGAAQAQRRDVLKVLSLLLAMGGGGWLAAEQVPYRALLAQQRTRGGERRAMQLEDGSQLELNVNTALDVRYDAKVRAIQLYQGEILVRPISSLEQRPFIVHTEDGSVLTRITEFSIRKLARQTRVGVLQGSVEVRPQHHPDRVLQLQASQQVNFDRDDFASAHALPVDSTAWLQGMLSVNDWQLGDFVEELGRYRQGVLRCASSIRSMSISGAFRIDDTDIALANLPKTLPVKVRYISRYWVSVEPA; from the coding sequence ATGGATCTCAAGACACTCGAAGCCGCTGCCACCTGGTATGTGCAGCTCAACGATGGCGCCAGCGACGAGGCCCGCACCTACGCCTGGCGGCAGTGGCTGCAGGCCAGCCCGCAACATGCTGCCGCCTGGGCGCGGGTAGAAAAACTGCAGCAGCAATGGGCCATGGTGCCGCCACAGGCAGCGCTGTCCAGCCTGGGCGCGGCACAAGCACAGCGGCGCGATGTACTGAAGGTGCTGAGCCTGTTGCTGGCCATGGGCGGCGGTGGCTGGCTGGCAGCCGAGCAGGTGCCCTATCGCGCCTTGCTGGCCCAGCAACGCACCCGTGGCGGCGAACGGCGCGCCATGCAGCTGGAGGATGGCTCACAGCTTGAGCTGAACGTGAATACCGCGCTGGATGTGCGCTACGACGCCAAAGTACGGGCGATCCAGCTGTACCAAGGGGAAATCCTGGTGCGCCCGATCAGTAGCCTTGAACAGCGCCCGTTCATCGTGCACACCGAAGACGGCAGCGTGCTCACCCGTATTACCGAGTTCAGCATCCGCAAACTTGCCCGGCAGACGCGCGTGGGCGTGCTGCAGGGCTCTGTCGAAGTACGCCCGCAGCACCACCCTGATCGGGTGCTGCAACTGCAGGCCAGCCAGCAAGTAAATTTTGACCGCGACGACTTCGCCAGCGCACATGCCCTGCCCGTCGACTCGACAGCCTGGCTGCAGGGCATGCTGAGTGTGAACGACTGGCAGCTGGGCGACTTTGTCGAAGAACTGGGGCGTTACCGGCAAGGGGTGCTGCGCTGCGCCTCCTCGATCCGGTCCATGAGCATTTCCGGTGCATTCCGCATCGACGATACCGATATCGCACTGGCCAACCTGCCCAAAACCCTGCCCGTGAAGGTGCGCTATATCAGCCGTTACTGGGTGAGCGTGGAACCCGCCTGA
- a CDS encoding TonB-dependent siderophore receptor has protein sequence MPHLHPTPATKLSQAVRLVLFGMSLASAPGLLLMPAQAMAQSQSAYHVPAGPLGNAITQFGVQAGVTISFDTAQTRNLSSAGLEGSYSVEEGLMRLLANSGLQAQRQGNGGYVLMPADNGSAMELGPLNIDANRLDATSEGTQSYTARAVTIGKGVHTLKETPQSVTVMTRKMLDDQNLNTLEQVLDKTPGITVYDSPMGGKYFYSRGFNLDGQYQYDGVPLDVGGNYVQANSFSSDMAFYDRVEILKGAAGMMKGSGSSAGGVNFVRKRGQEKSATTVTLSAGSWDNYRGQVDVGGPLNESGTVRGRAVASLQDRQYFYDTAKRQDQILYGAIDWDVTADTTLGFGLAYEDVDATPCYSGLPRYADGSDLKLSRSTCLGASWNDLQSQRVTGFADLKHRFNDDWTLNFASIYTHNNQDIEYAYSEGTVPVGASTASMNVRAGRFDYDQDDYGFDTYVDGKFEAFGLQHELIIGANASRQKTHDYFALMLLDGKQDPFNPTANFPQPSKGDYLVNPTRGGSVPTDSTTTQYGTYANLRLKLAEPLTLVLGARVSWYRNKSDSYTQLYDYWVNNRSEENGQVTPFAAVLYDLNDQWTAYASYADIFQPQSDKVNAERQALQPKTGANYEIGIKGELLDGALNTSFNLFRTIENHRAETDYNEACPSGDGYCYTDSGKVRAQGFEAEISGSPIERLQLLAGYTYTQTKYLSTIEDTDPTELTFTSSFIPRHMLKVWGDYQLGGALERFTVGAGLNSQSENFRTTGTTRVEQAGYTVWNGRVQYRIDPNWTVALNGNNLFDKKYYATIGAPAWGNFYGEPRNFMVTLQGAF, from the coding sequence ATGCCCCATCTGCACCCCACCCCTGCAACCAAGCTGAGCCAGGCCGTGCGCCTGGTGCTGTTCGGCATGTCCCTGGCCAGCGCGCCGGGCCTGCTGCTGATGCCTGCCCAGGCCATGGCCCAAAGCCAGAGCGCCTACCACGTCCCTGCCGGCCCGTTGGGCAATGCCATCACCCAGTTTGGCGTGCAGGCGGGCGTGACCATTTCGTTCGACACCGCACAAACGCGCAATCTGAGCAGCGCAGGCCTGGAAGGCAGCTACAGCGTCGAGGAAGGGCTGATGCGCCTGCTGGCCAACAGTGGCTTGCAGGCGCAGCGCCAGGGCAATGGCGGCTACGTGCTGATGCCTGCAGACAACGGCTCGGCCATGGAGCTGGGGCCGCTTAACATCGACGCCAACCGGCTGGATGCAACCAGCGAGGGTACCCAGTCATACACCGCCCGTGCCGTCACCATCGGCAAAGGCGTGCACACGCTGAAAGAAACCCCGCAATCGGTCACCGTGATGACCCGCAAGATGCTCGACGACCAGAACCTCAACACGCTGGAGCAGGTGCTGGACAAGACCCCGGGCATCACCGTGTACGACTCGCCCATGGGCGGCAAGTACTTCTACTCCCGTGGTTTCAACCTGGACGGCCAGTACCAGTACGACGGCGTGCCGCTGGACGTGGGCGGCAACTACGTGCAGGCCAACAGCTTTTCCAGCGACATGGCGTTCTACGACCGCGTCGAAATCCTCAAGGGCGCGGCCGGCATGATGAAGGGCTCCGGCTCCTCCGCCGGCGGCGTCAACTTCGTGCGCAAGCGTGGCCAGGAAAAGTCCGCCACCACCGTCACCCTGTCTGCCGGCAGCTGGGACAACTACCGCGGCCAGGTGGATGTAGGCGGCCCGCTGAACGAGTCAGGAACCGTGCGGGGGCGCGCCGTGGCGTCGCTGCAGGACCGCCAGTACTTCTATGACACAGCCAAGCGCCAGGACCAGATACTGTACGGCGCCATCGACTGGGACGTCACCGCCGACACCACCCTTGGCTTTGGCCTGGCCTACGAGGATGTCGATGCCACACCGTGCTATTCCGGCCTGCCACGCTACGCCGATGGCAGTGACCTGAAGCTGTCGCGCTCCACCTGCCTGGGGGCCAGCTGGAACGACCTGCAAAGCCAGCGTGTTACCGGTTTCGCCGACCTCAAGCACCGCTTCAACGATGACTGGACGCTGAACTTCGCCTCGATCTACACCCACAACAACCAGGACATCGAATACGCCTACTCCGAAGGCACGGTACCGGTCGGCGCCAGCACCGCCAGCATGAACGTGCGCGCCGGTCGTTTCGACTACGACCAAGACGACTACGGCTTCGATACCTATGTCGATGGCAAGTTCGAGGCGTTCGGCCTGCAGCACGAGCTGATCATCGGCGCCAACGCCAGCCGGCAGAAAACCCATGATTACTTCGCGCTGATGCTGCTGGACGGCAAACAGGACCCATTCAATCCGACCGCGAACTTCCCACAACCGTCCAAGGGCGACTACCTGGTCAACCCGACCCGCGGCGGCAGCGTGCCAACCGACTCCACCACCACCCAGTACGGCACCTACGCCAACCTGCGCCTGAAGCTGGCAGAGCCACTGACCCTGGTGCTGGGCGCGCGGGTCAGCTGGTACCGCAACAAGAGCGACTCCTATACCCAGCTCTACGATTACTGGGTGAATAACCGCAGCGAGGAAAACGGCCAGGTCACGCCGTTCGCCGCCGTGCTGTACGACCTGAACGACCAGTGGACCGCCTACGCCAGCTACGCCGACATCTTTCAGCCGCAGAGCGACAAGGTGAATGCCGAGCGGCAGGCGTTACAGCCCAAGACCGGTGCCAACTACGAGATCGGCATCAAGGGCGAGCTGCTCGACGGCGCGTTGAACACCTCGTTCAACCTGTTCCGCACCATCGAGAATCACCGCGCGGAAACCGACTACAACGAAGCCTGCCCATCAGGCGACGGCTATTGCTACACCGACAGCGGCAAGGTGCGTGCACAGGGTTTCGAGGCCGAGATCAGCGGCTCGCCAATCGAGCGGCTGCAACTGCTGGCGGGTTACACCTACACCCAGACCAAGTACCTGAGTACCATCGAAGACACCGACCCCACCGAGCTGACCTTCACCTCCAGCTTCATCCCACGGCACATGCTCAAGGTGTGGGGTGACTACCAGCTGGGCGGTGCACTGGAGCGCTTCACCGTCGGCGCCGGCCTGAACAGCCAGAGCGAGAACTTCCGTACCACCGGCACTACCCGCGTCGAGCAGGCAGGCTACACCGTATGGAACGGCCGCGTGCAGTACCGCATCGACCCGAACTGGACGGTCGCCCTCAACGGCAACAACCTGTTCGACAAGAAGTACTACGCCACCATCGGTGCGCCGGCGTGGGGCAACTTCTATGGCGAACCGCGCAACTTCATGGTGACCTTGCAAGGGGCGTTCTGA